TAAGTATACAGCCTCCTGAAAGAATGTGACTGACTATTTTCTAAGTCCTTAGGTAAGAAATCGTTCTCTAGAGTTACTAAATATTCCATTCATTTATGTTGCCATAAATCCCTGCAGCTTGTGTTCTTCTACATAATTACCTCTTTTTTCTCATTGGCACTTTTTTGTAAGCCATAGTTTGCATTTCTTAATGTATCATCTAATATGTGGCAGCTTatgttctattgcaagtttcagaTCTCCATTTACTCATAATAGCATCATTGTGAATGCTAGAACCTGCTGGTTTAATCTCAAGTTTGTCTACTagatttttttcttgaaattggTAATAATGCTTCTCTGTTATACTTTTCCTGCCATAGTCCACTAGTAACCATCACTTGAGAACCATGAACTATTATTACATAAGAAAGAATGTTAATGATACATTTACTTTCTGATATTTTTTGAGATTTTAAACATTTGGCAGGGAAGAGGTAGCTCAACACACAATTATAAGCACCATTTGTTAGTGGAGCAGAAACTCCTCCATTTTGTCGATGCATTTCATCAGTATGTGATGGATCGGGTAAATAAGAGCTTGTTCATCTTCTTGGCGTCATAGTGGAAGTGAAACCCAGATGTTAAACTGAACCTGTCCGACGCAGGTATTGCACAGCGCATGGTCTGAACTTTGCAATGGTATGGCATCTGCTGGCTCTCTTGATGAAGTTATAGAAGTCCATGACACTTACCTGCTGTCCATTCAGCGCCAATGCTTTGTGGCTTCTGATAAGCTTGTACAATCTTCTTAGTCACTTATCTTCACTCTTGATCGACTAGTGGTTTCTTTCTCTTTTGTAAAGGCTTACGATCACAATGTTCTGTTATTGCCATGCAAGTGCAGTGGGcgctgatagcaagtcgaattaagACCATTCTTGGATTGGCACTTGACTTCTATGCAATACAGCAAACACTAAGCACTGGTGGAGCAGCTGCTGCTATCAAAGCAAGGTGTGAAATGGAAGTAGATCGGATAGAGAAACAGTTTGATGATTGCGTGGCCTTTCTTCTTCGGGTAATTTTTGACATTCTACTGATTTCATGTTTGAAAATTTTTTGAGCATTGGTTGATGCTTACAAATGTCCTGGAGACATGAACTGCATGAATTATGATTGTATGCAGATCCTCTCATTCAAGCTTAATGTTGGGCACTTCCCTCATCTGGCAGACTTGGTCACTAGAATCAACTACAATTACTTCTACATGTCTGACAGTGGCAACCTTCAGACCGTACCCAGTTTTGAGACTGCTGCCAAACCAGGCAAGTTTTCGGCATTCAGTGGAGAGTAATTATGGTCGTTTGCAATTTCCACAAAGCTATAGTTTTTATTCCTATACCACTTTTCACTCAACTACTCAGGATAATTAAGATCAAAATTCTGTCACGACAATTGGCATACACGGAAACTATGGGAAGGTGCCGAGTTGCTTTCTACAAATTGGCAATTATGAGAGCAGATAAGTTTCGTTTTTCTTTTGTAATTGCACTTGTAATATAAAATCCAGTTTCATGAGCCCACAATTTGGTCATGCCATTTTGGTGGTGGATTGAGTTCTTCTCATGCCAATTTGCTCTTAATGTGTTTACTTTGTGCAGGTACTATCATGAATTAATTTAATTAGTAGATTGGATGTGTACAATGTAcaatgttaaacatgatatgatttggTATTGCATCACTTTCACTGTTGCATCAATCATTTCTTTTTTGCTCAATTTGCATACCCCTAAATTTCGAAGTTAATTTTTATTAGTTACTGTAAGTTATTTCAATCTACATTAATTCCTTTACAGAACATTATGATTCCACATGGGTTGTGACAGTAGTTAATATTAAACTTAGTAATGATTTGTCTTTGCATGTACATTTGCACAATAAACCAATGGAATCCAGCTTACAACTCTGGTTTGATCAGCCTAAATCATATCCATAACATAGATTAGAACAACTCCATTTGAAACAAAATGTGTCCATCATTACAATTAGAACTCCATTTGAAACAAAATCTCCCCACATTGCAAATCTTTTCTCCTTACTGTTTGCTAATACTCGAAATGCTTTGACCATGATGTAAAACAAAAACGTTGGCTGATGGTTTGACCATTTCATGAGGACTCCAAATATAAGTCAACTCCTAAACAAAATGCTCGGTTGGGTATTCTTGTTCGCTGCCATTGTAGTCGTAGTAAAGTCGCTCCCCTCTCGATATGTCTCTGTTCGCGACCAGCAGAACTCGGCACTCCCCGTCGACGCTGAACCTGACGCACTTGAGGTTCTGCTTCTTCTTCCCTTCCCTGCTTGGAACCACCTAATTCCTCAGCCTCTTCTCAGATTAGGGATTTGAGATCTGTTGGAGAGGGGAAAGAAAGGCCTCACCTTGTGTGGTTGTTGATGCCGTTGATGAACCGGGCGATGTTGCTCCTCTGATCAGGGCATATGACTAGGCTCCTCGCAGCGTTCGCCGCCGAGAGCAGAGTCATCATACTGTCGCCGTCGTCGTGCTCCCTGTTCTTGAGGTAATCGACGTCGCCCACATACTCGGTCACGATGGTTAGGTCTCGGATGAACCTGTCCGCCTCCACTGTGAACCTGTTCAGATGCGATGGTGAGTTCCAGTTTGGGATCGAATTGGAGGAAGGGGGAGGGAGATGCTGACCCTTCGAGTGGGTCGTGGACGACCATCAGCGGTGGCCATTCGCCCCTTTCCATCATCCGCTTGCACAGGTTCAGCGTCTCTACGTCCTCCTTGGACAGCACCTGCAGATATGGTTGGAGATCAGAGCGCtcaaaggagtggaatcggagaGAAATCGGATGAATTCCTCACCTGCATCCCTCCGTTCTCATTGGCCGCGCGATTGGCCGACCTCGGCGCCATGCCCGGTCGGTAGGTGAGCTCGTTGCTGAACACGGCGCCGGTGGCTGTCAAGGCCGTGGCCAGCGACGCCATCTGCTCCAGCCTTCTATCGGGGTCTTCGATCGGGTTGAAAGGTAGgagcttccttttcttcttcgccACCACCAGCCCTccgctcctcttcttccttttccggCATTCCAGCTTCTCTAGCCCCGACGACCGCTGTATCCGGAAGAAATCTATTATCCTTGTCTGGATTAGCGGAAACCCTGCAACCAAACCCGCAGATCCATGAAGAAAGGAGAGGGAGGGGGCGAAGGATCGGATCGAGGGTCGACATACTCTTGGGCCTCTTTTCGGCGGAGCAAGGGGGGCAGAACCAGAGGCCCTTGGGGACACATGCGAGAATGGGGCGGAGGCAGAAGAGGTGGAACCCTCGGTCGCACCTGTCACAGAGGAGGAGCTTGTCGGCGGACTCCCCGGAGCCGCACTCCTCGCACCGGATGGCATCGAGGACGGCAGAGGAGAGGCTGGAGCTGGAGGGCGCATTGGTCCGCCTCCTGAAGGGGGTCTTAGgggccatgagagagagagagagagaggatggcagaagggaagggaagagggGAGATAGGTGAGAAAAAAGGAAACGTCGCGGCTGGTGTAGCTGGAGCTATAAAAACGGCGGGGACGAACGTTTTCGCGCGCACTCGCGGCATCAGAGGTCGGATTTGGCGCGAAGATTTCCCGGTCACTGTGGCGGGTAACTAAATGCGATATTACTACCAAGCGCAGGCCCATGTAACAAGTTTATGGGCCTATCTTGTTCTTGTTCCCTTAGTTATCTgacaaaggatatatatatatatatatatatatatatatattcccagaTAGTGTCCTTTATTTCTTTTAATCCTATAAATATCCCTTGTTGTTGTTTATCCTTCTCCATCTATTAGACCATCAACCAGCAATCTCCATGTCGCCACCTCTATCCCTATAGTGTTGTTGTGGACAATCGCTTGAACACCCTTACCTTGCCCTCCATCTATCGCATCCTTGAGAAGAGAAATGGGGGTGGGTCCGGGGCAAGGTACGAGAGTGTGAGAGGATGCTCCACGAAGATACCACGAGGAGACCCCGAGGACGAGATGAGTGAGGGAAAGAGTGGTCAGCAGCGACATAGGCAACGTGAAGGCAACAAAGCAAAAGGCATTGGGTCATGGATGGCTGATGACAAGAGGTATTTACAGAATTACGATATCATAGGAAACTATAATTGTGAGACATGTTCCAGTAAAAACCCAAAGGACTTCTTTGATGCAATCGTGTGTATATCGAGATTCTTCCACCCTGAGCTCGATTTTACTGTCGTTGCTCAAAAGCACATCCTTTTGCAAAGTCAACGGTTGACCATATCATGCCCTAGCATGTATGAATGGGTCAAACAGGTTCATCTCCCTTGAACCATTACTAACAACAGTAGAAACCTTGAGCCATAAGAATGAAAAGGAATCGTCTCTGTTACGACATACAAAAATGAGATCATCCGAGGCTGACCGCAGGATTGCCGGCTTCATTTAGGCTGGCCATCAACCTCCTCTTTGCAGCTTTGGTCCTGTAACACCACACTTCGAATGCCTCGCTCAAATCAGGATAACTCAACTGCTCAGTTTTTTTCATCCAATCTGTGAATATCTCCGCTTGATCATTCGACGGCAAAGCAAGCACGAGAGATGTGATCGCACCTTCTACGTTCTGGCACAAATCGCCATCCATCTTATAGGGAAACGATTCGTCCTCCATGCTCTTCAAATCCAGTAAATGCTTCATCTTCCTGATGTAAGGGAGCCATGTTCTCAAGAAGTGGACTCTGAATGGTGCTGGAAGAATGACGCTGCCATACCCGATAGCATCCAAAGCTTTTCCAGTTACTTCTATCGACTTTGCTTTGACGGACCACAAGCTGGAGCTGTACTTCTCATCTTGAATGACTGCCAGGATGTGATCAGAGACATGAGCCCAACCGAAGACAAATTCTTTCATCATTTCCATCTTCGGAATTATGTTACACATCCACTCAAGATCTGATAGGCTCTGCAAGAGTTGGTGTTCACCTGCCTCGAGCGACTGATCAACATCTGAGGCGAGCATATTCAGTGCTGTCTCCAACGTCGTAAACATCCTGGCTAGGCCTGTACTGACCTCGGATTTCACATCCTCATCCACTGCAACCAGAGGAGCATCTTCATCCTCCAGAAGCATGTACTCAACTTGTTCCTGGGCAGAAGTCTTCAGTTCATCCGTGAATGGAGGAACAGAACTTGTGACGGACATAGCAAAACGAACAGCTGACAGGAATACATTCTTAGTGTCATTTGTACTGACAGGTTTTATCCGAGCTAAAAGTGGTTGAGCTTCAGGGCCTAGGCTAGAGGCCACTTTTATGATCTCTTCCTCTTCGTCTTCCTCCCAAGGTACAGCCTCCAAGTACAGGATGCAGCTCTGGATGATTGATCTACATTGAAGAGAAACTGAAACTCGAAGAACACCAATGGCAGATTTAACAGAATCCCACGAGTCTAGAACTGACTCTTCTGAGAGATAAAGTAGCTTTAAGACCTTAACATAATTGTCATACTCGTTTCCTGTGCAGTGAACTTCAATGCAATTACCCGTATCATGACTCGGAGAAGCAGGACGGTTCTCAGGGAGCCGATCTGCAAAATATTTGCTCTCTCCCCTCAAAATGGTTGAGTGGCAGTGGAACCACTCTGGCCTACCATCTCTGTTCCTCAAGCAAACAGTGACATCACTCGTTGTCCGGTCACCAAAGGCACGAGTCTTAGCAGAGCAGGCTTGTTCCATTTGCACAAATATAATCTGTTTAGATTCATGCTTTCCTTATGCACTGCAGAGATGCTATAGGTCTGTAATGAGGCCAAAAACGTTCAGATTTTAATAACTATGGTTTAACAAAAGCCTACTCAAATCAAACTATACTGTTACTATGTAAATGAAACCCACGTCAAAATGCCGGCAGCCACTATCTTTCTTTTCCCTCTAACAAAGTTTAGGTACACTAACCATATAACTTTTGATCTTGAACAGGACATCCAATCCCGTCATTTAGATCCATGATTAGTATAAAATGATTTAAACCAgtggttaaaatataaaaataagtcaTTTTTTCTTCTCCATCCTTTCAGCACACCTTCTGGTCTGTGCCAATGACATGTTTTAGGTCAATGCTGGTCAGCACAAGGCTTTGCAGACCTTGGACATACAGACACATAATAGGACTCTTTTCTATTTCTTTGAGTAATCATCGATGGAACCAATACTTATTTAGAGTTTCAAGGCTCTCTTTGTCTACAATTTGCAAAATTTTGAATCGAACATGACCAATTAGTAAGACATGGTGTCTTTTctatcaggatgaacaataccctCAATTAAATAAACTAGTCAAATACTATTACCAGACATATTCGAAGAAAACAGATTATACTGAATGCACTATTGATAAGACACATTGAGCATGAAAACAACTAGAACCACTTATACACAAAGAACATCTACCATGTTTAGAAATGTCAGAAAAGTCATACCCTTGGATGTTGACACCAGTATtccctattctcaattggccagctCCCAGCTTTTCCATATTTAATATGTATCTTGTGTGCATGCTCCAACTTTTGTGT
Above is a genomic segment from Musa acuminata AAA Group cultivar baxijiao chromosome BXJ3-4, Cavendish_Baxijiao_AAA, whole genome shotgun sequence containing:
- the LOC135634536 gene encoding histone-lysine N-methyltransferase ATXR6-like isoform X2 translates to MAPKTPFRRRTNAPSSSSLSSAVLDAIRCEECGSGESADKLLLCDRCDRGFHLFCLRPILACVPKGLWFCPPCSAEKRPKRFPLIQTRIIDFFRIQRSSGLEKLECRKRKKRSGGLVVAKKKRKLLPFNPIEDPDRRLEQMASLATALTATGAVFSNELTYRPGMAPRSANRAANENGGMQVLSKEDVETLNLCKRMMERGEWPPLMVVHDPLEGFTVEADRFIRDLTIVTEYVGDVDYLKNREHDDGDSMMTLLSAANAARSLVICPDQRSNIARFINGINNHTREGKKKQNLKCVRFSVDGECRVLLVANRDISRGERLYYDYNGSEQEYPTEHFV
- the LOC135634536 gene encoding histone-lysine N-methyltransferase ATXR6-like isoform X1, whose translation is MRPPAPASPLPSSMPSGARSAAPGSPPTSSSSVTGATEGSTSSASAPFSHVSPRASGSAPLAPPKRGPRVCRPSIRSFAPSLSFLHGSAGLVAGFPLIQTRIIDFFRIQRSSGLEKLECRKRKKRSGGLVVAKKKRKLLPFNPIEDPDRRLEQMASLATALTATGAVFSNELTYRPGMAPRSANRAANENGGMQVLSKEDVETLNLCKRMMERGEWPPLMVVHDPLEGFTVEADRFIRDLTIVTEYVGDVDYLKNREHDDGDSMMTLLSAANAARSLVICPDQRSNIARFINGINNHTREGKKKQNLKCVRFSVDGECRVLLVANRDISRGERLYYDYNGSEQEYPTEHFV
- the LOC103983234 gene encoding BTB/POZ domain-containing protein At3g05675, encoding MEQACSAKTRAFGDRTTSDVTVCLRNRDGRPEWFHCHSTILRGESKYFADRLPENRPASPSHDTGNCIEVHCTGNEYDNYVKVLKLLYLSEESVLDSWDSVKSAIGVLRVSVSLQCRSIIQSCILYLEAVPWEEDEEEEIIKVASSLGPEAQPLLARIKPVSTNDTKNVFLSAVRFAMSVTSSVPPFTDELKTSAQEQVEYMLLEDEDAPLVAVDEDVKSEVSTGLARMFTTLETALNMLASDVDQSLEAGEHQLLQSLSDLEWMCNIIPKMEMMKEFVFGWAHVSDHILAVIQDEKYSSSLWSVKAKSIEVTGKALDAIGYGSVILPAPFRVHFLRTWLPYIRKMKHLLDLKSMEDESFPYKMDGDLCQNVEGAITSLVLALPSNDQAEIFTDWMKKTEQLSYPDLSEAFEVWCYRTKAAKRRLMASLNEAGNPAVSLG